The sequence caccttCTCAGATGAATCTAAGCATGCTCGCATCAATAACCAAGAGAGAGAAAGAAGAGAGCAgactagtattaaatataaatactatcagTGTTTTTTTTCCCCCGACAAACTTTATATGATTTAACTGAGCTACTAGTGGGTTCAAAGAGTCAGAAAGTACGACAATAAATGTTCTGATGAAGAAGACTGAAAAAGTTACTAgacttagtgttatgctataagaactgtacttaaaatgggatgcgttagagagagaagaaaagaaGAATCACGGAAGAAGGGACAtctatattttagacattttttatttgttatgtagtagaatatattttttttaattatgtatggggaataaagtattactaagatgtacaacaattttagactctttttgaaaaatattggtggccctgaaaagggccgttgttaagtgagtaatctgatatatccactttttacttggcagctttctgggtcttctttggtagaagtacagcctggatgtttggtagaacacctccctgggcaatggtgacaccagacaagagtttgttcaactcttcgtcgtttctgatggccaactggagatgacggggaatgattctgctcttcttgttgtcacgagcggcgtttcctgccaactccaatacttcagctgctaagtattctaGGACAGCTGCGAGGTACACTGGTGcaccggcaccaactctctcggcatagtttcctttcctcaaaagtctgtggatacgaccgactgggaactgaagtccggcacgggatgacctagactttgcctt comes from Mytilus edulis unplaced genomic scaffold, xbMytEdul2.2 SCAFFOLD_2148, whole genome shotgun sequence and encodes:
- the LOC139509207 gene encoding histone H2A translates to MSGRGKGGKAKAKAKSRSSRAGLQFPVGRIHRLLRKGNYAERVGAGAPVYLAAVLEYLAAEVLELAGNAARDNKKSRIIPRHLQLAIRNDEELNKLLSGVTIAQGGVLPNIQAVLLPKKTQKAAK